One window of the Nocardioides jiangxiensis genome contains the following:
- the ilvN gene encoding acetolactate synthase small subunit: MARHTLSVLVENKPGVLARIAALFSRRGFNIDSLAVGPTEHSDVSRMTIVVNVEETPLEQVTKQLNKLIEVLKIVELDGSASVNRELLLVKLKADAESRGQVLDVVQLFSADVVDVAPDAVTVQLVGSSQRLSDFLKVVEPFGIRELVQSGMVAIGRGPRSISERTLRPVAVPTPPPAAG; this comes from the coding sequence ATGGCCCGTCACACCCTCTCGGTCCTGGTCGAGAACAAGCCCGGCGTCCTGGCCCGCATCGCGGCGCTCTTCAGCCGTCGCGGCTTCAACATCGACTCGCTCGCGGTCGGCCCGACCGAGCACAGCGACGTCTCGCGCATGACCATCGTGGTCAACGTCGAGGAGACCCCGCTCGAGCAGGTCACCAAGCAGCTCAACAAGCTGATCGAGGTGCTGAAGATCGTCGAGCTCGACGGCAGCGCCTCGGTCAACCGCGAGCTGCTCCTGGTCAAGCTCAAGGCAGACGCCGAGAGCCGTGGCCAGGTCCTCGACGTGGTCCAGCTCTTCTCGGCCGACGTCGTCGACGTGGCCCCGGACGCGGTCACGGTCCAGCTGGTCGGCAGCAGCCAGCGACTCTCCGACTTCCTCAAGGTCGTCGAGCCGTTCGGCATCCGCGAGCTGGTCCAGTCGGGCATGGTCGCGATCGGTCGTGGCCCGCGCTCGATCTCGGAGCGCACCCTGCGCCCCGTCGCAGTTCCGACCCCGCCGCCCGCTGCCGGCTGA
- the ilvC gene encoding ketol-acid reductoisomerase, with translation MAEMFYDDDADLSLIQGKQVAVIGYGSQGHAHALNLRDSGVDVRIGLKADSKSIAKAEAEGLRVLTVAEAVEEADVIVILAPDQHQRKIYAEDIKPHLAEGDTLVFGHGFNIRFGYIEAPEGVDVIMVAPKAPGHTVRREYVAGRGIPDIIAVEKDASGNALELAKSYAKAIGGTRAGVIMTTFTEETETDLFGEQAVLCGGVSQLVMYGFETLTEAGYQPEVAYFECLHELKLIVDLMWEGGIAKQRWSVSDTAEYGDYVSGPRVIDPRVKENMKAVLADIQSGAFAKRFIDDQDAGAPEFLELRAKGAAHPIEETGRKLRGLFSWKQQDADYTEGSAAR, from the coding sequence GTGGCTGAGATGTTCTACGACGACGACGCCGACCTGAGCCTGATCCAGGGCAAGCAGGTCGCTGTCATCGGTTACGGCAGCCAGGGCCACGCCCACGCCCTCAACCTGCGCGACTCCGGCGTCGACGTGCGGATCGGCCTCAAGGCCGACTCGAAGTCGATCGCCAAGGCCGAGGCCGAGGGCCTGCGCGTCCTGACGGTCGCCGAGGCCGTGGAGGAGGCTGACGTCATCGTCATCCTCGCTCCCGACCAGCACCAGCGGAAGATCTACGCCGAGGACATCAAGCCGCACCTCGCCGAGGGCGACACCCTCGTCTTCGGTCACGGCTTCAACATCCGCTTCGGCTACATCGAGGCCCCCGAGGGCGTCGACGTGATCATGGTCGCCCCGAAGGCCCCGGGCCACACCGTCCGCCGCGAGTACGTCGCGGGCCGCGGCATCCCGGACATCATCGCCGTCGAGAAGGACGCCTCCGGCAACGCGCTGGAGCTCGCGAAGTCCTACGCGAAGGCGATCGGCGGCACCCGCGCCGGCGTCATCATGACCACCTTCACCGAGGAGACCGAGACCGACCTGTTCGGTGAGCAGGCCGTCCTCTGCGGTGGCGTCTCTCAGCTCGTCATGTACGGCTTCGAGACCCTGACCGAGGCCGGCTACCAGCCGGAGGTCGCCTACTTCGAGTGCCTCCACGAGCTCAAGCTCATCGTCGACCTGATGTGGGAGGGCGGCATCGCCAAGCAGCGCTGGTCCGTCTCCGACACGGCCGAGTACGGCGACTACGTCTCGGGCCCGCGCGTCATCGACCCGCGCGTCAAGGAGAACATGAAGGCCGTCCTCGCGGACATCCAGTCGGGTGCCTTCGCGAAGCGCTTCATCGACGACCAGGACGCCGGTGCCCCGGAGTTCCTCGAGCTCCGCGCCAAGGGCGCTGCCCACCCGATCGAGGAGACCGGCCGCAAGCTCCGTGGCCTCTTCTCGTGGAAGCAGCAGGACGCCGACTACACCGAGGGCTCGGCCGCGCGCTGA
- a CDS encoding ABC transporter permease subunit has protein sequence MSTETLSPDARPVAGERRAPRRTPEPIPFGRVLLVELQKMFDTRAGFWLMASIVIASVIATVVTVLLGDRDSLSFDSFAAAVGSPMSIVLPVIGVLAVTSEWSQRTALTTFTLVPSRPRVIGAKVVDVLAIGVVSMLLALGIGALGNVVTSLVTGNEAIWDISAASFAKIVLANELGMLLGLALGLLFRSSPAAVVGYFVVNFVLPGVSGALASSQQWWADHAGWFDLNQTRFLLFDSALTGEQWTQLGVTTLLWIVVPFLVGLRLVLRTEVK, from the coding sequence ATGAGCACCGAGACCCTCTCCCCCGACGCCCGCCCCGTCGCAGGCGAACGCCGCGCGCCACGGCGTACGCCGGAGCCGATCCCATTCGGCCGGGTGCTCCTGGTCGAGCTGCAGAAGATGTTCGACACCCGCGCCGGGTTCTGGCTGATGGCGAGCATCGTGATCGCGTCGGTGATCGCGACCGTGGTCACCGTGCTGCTCGGCGACCGCGACTCGCTCTCCTTCGACTCCTTCGCCGCCGCTGTCGGCAGCCCGATGTCGATCGTGCTCCCGGTCATCGGCGTGCTGGCCGTGACCAGTGAGTGGAGCCAGCGCACCGCGCTCACGACGTTCACCCTCGTGCCGAGCCGGCCACGCGTCATCGGCGCGAAGGTCGTCGACGTGCTCGCCATCGGCGTCGTCTCGATGCTGCTCGCGCTCGGCATCGGCGCCCTCGGCAACGTGGTGACCTCGCTCGTGACCGGCAACGAGGCGATCTGGGACATCAGCGCCGCATCGTTCGCGAAGATCGTCCTGGCCAACGAGCTCGGCATGCTGCTGGGCCTCGCCCTCGGCCTGCTCTTCCGCAGCTCGCCCGCCGCCGTCGTCGGCTACTTCGTCGTGAACTTCGTGCTCCCGGGCGTCTCCGGCGCACTGGCCTCCTCGCAGCAGTGGTGGGCCGACCACGCCGGCTGGTTCGACCTCAACCAGACCCGCTTCCTGCTCTTCGACAGCGCACTGACCGGTGAGCAGTGGACCCAGCTCGGCGTGACGACCCTGCTCTGGATCGTCGTGCCCTTCCTCGTCGGCCTGCGGCTCGTGCTGCGCACCGAGGTCAAGTGA
- a CDS encoding ABC transporter ATP-binding protein — MITVESLTRSYGRHTAVDHVSFTALPGRVTGFLGPNGAGKSTTMRIMAGLAEASSGTAHILGRRFADLPNPGREVGVLLDASAQHAGRTGREVLRINARLMGLPGSRVDDLLAAVGLTEEEAGRRVRTYSLGMRQRLGIASALLGDPEVLILDEPANGLDPAGIRWMRDLLRGFADQGGTVLLSSHLLNEIEVVADDIVVIGHGRIVASGTKADLLASAETLVRADDLRGLHTALVGAGLESTPADGALLVSGDAGHIGRIAFAAGIAVSELRAADGARLEEMFLELTATTAREGNAA, encoded by the coding sequence ATGATCACCGTCGAATCCCTCACCAGGTCGTACGGCCGCCACACCGCCGTCGACCACGTGTCGTTCACCGCGCTGCCGGGCCGCGTCACGGGCTTCCTGGGCCCGAACGGCGCCGGCAAGTCCACCACCATGCGGATCATGGCCGGCCTCGCCGAGGCCAGCTCCGGCACCGCCCACATCCTCGGCCGTCGCTTCGCCGACCTGCCCAACCCCGGCCGCGAGGTCGGCGTCCTCCTGGACGCCTCGGCCCAGCACGCCGGCCGCACCGGCCGCGAGGTGCTGCGCATCAACGCGCGCCTCATGGGCCTGCCCGGGTCCCGCGTCGACGACCTCCTCGCCGCCGTGGGCCTGACCGAGGAGGAGGCGGGCCGCCGAGTCCGCACCTACTCCCTCGGCATGCGCCAGCGCCTCGGCATCGCCTCCGCACTCCTCGGCGACCCCGAGGTGCTGATCCTCGACGAGCCGGCCAACGGCCTCGACCCCGCCGGCATCCGCTGGATGCGCGACCTCCTGCGCGGCTTCGCCGACCAGGGCGGCACCGTGCTCCTCTCCAGCCACCTGCTCAACGAGATCGAGGTCGTCGCCGACGACATCGTCGTCATCGGCCACGGCCGGATCGTCGCCTCGGGCACCAAGGCCGACCTGCTCGCGTCGGCCGAGACCCTGGTCCGCGCCGACGACCTGCGCGGCCTCCACACCGCTCTGGTCGGCGCAGGCCTGGAGTCCACGCCCGCCGACGGCGCCCTGCTGGTCAGCGGCGACGCCGGCCACATCGGCCGGATCGCCTTCGCCGCCGGCATCGCCGTCAGCGAGCTCCGCGCCGCCGACGGGGCCCGCCTCGAGGAGATGTTCCTCGAGCTCACCGCCACCACCGCCCGCGAAGGGAACGCAGCATGA
- a CDS encoding DsbA family oxidoreductase → MEIEIWSDVVCPWCYIGKRRLEKALDGFEHDVTITWRSFQLDPGAPTVPVETVAEALGRKYGGGEAAGRQMIDRVEAVAAEEGMLWRHHQSQRVGTVDAHRLLHLALHDGGPKLQGQLKERLFAAYFAEAANVADHGVLRSLAAEAGLDAARVDEVLAGSDYLDEVYADQQQAGAYGATGVPFYVIEKRYGVSGAQPAEALRQVLGRAWTDLHPSLTIVDGDNACGPDGCAI, encoded by the coding sequence ATGGAGATCGAGATCTGGTCCGACGTCGTCTGCCCGTGGTGCTACATCGGCAAGCGCCGGCTCGAGAAGGCACTGGACGGCTTCGAGCACGACGTGACCATCACCTGGCGTTCCTTCCAGCTCGACCCGGGCGCACCGACGGTGCCGGTCGAGACTGTCGCGGAGGCCCTGGGCCGCAAGTACGGCGGGGGAGAGGCCGCGGGTCGGCAGATGATCGACCGCGTCGAGGCGGTCGCCGCGGAGGAGGGCATGCTCTGGCGGCACCACCAGTCGCAGCGTGTCGGCACCGTCGACGCCCACCGTCTCCTGCACCTCGCGCTGCACGACGGCGGTCCCAAGCTCCAGGGCCAGCTCAAGGAGCGCCTCTTCGCGGCGTACTTCGCCGAGGCGGCGAACGTCGCGGACCACGGCGTCCTGCGGAGCCTGGCGGCCGAGGCCGGCCTCGACGCCGCCCGTGTCGACGAGGTCCTGGCGGGCAGTGACTACCTCGACGAGGTGTACGCCGACCAGCAGCAGGCCGGCGCGTACGGTGCGACCGGTGTGCCGTTCTACGTGATCGAGAAGCGCTACGGCGTCTCGGGTGCCCAGCCCGCCGAGGCCCTGCGCCAGGTCCTCGGCCGCGCGTGGACGGACCTGCACCCGTCCCTCACGATCGTCGACGGCGACAACGCCTGCGGCCCCGACGGTTGCGCCATCTGA
- the serA gene encoding phosphoglycerate dehydrogenase, translating to MSKPVVLIAEELSPATIDALGPDFEIRNCNGADRAELLPAIADVDAILVRSATKVDAEALAAASKLKVVARAGVGLDNVDVKAATERGVMVVNAPTSNIVSAAELAVALMLAAARNVSPAHAALKDGVWARSKYSGIELYEKTAAIVGLGRIGVLVAQRLSAFGMKVIAYDPYVQAGRAAQMGVRLVDLDTLMAEADFISVHLPKTPETVGLIGADQFAKAKKELVLVNAARGGIVDEAALYDALKEGRIAAAGLDVFAKEPCTDSPLFTLDNVVATPHLGASTEEAQEKAGIAVAKSVRLALAGELVPDAVNVQGGVIAEDVRPGIPLTEKLGRVFTALAGEVAQQIDVEVRGEITEYDVKVLELAALKGVFADIVEDQVSYVNAPLLAAERGTAVRLVAESESPDHRNLITIRGTLADGSQVSVSGTLVGIHQRERLVEVNGFDVDIELTEHLAFFRYEDRPGMVGTLGGILGDAGVNIAGMQVARDAKGGQALVALSVDSAIPAETLAKVEAEIKAESVRAADLTD from the coding sequence GTGAGCAAGCCTGTCGTCCTGATCGCCGAAGAGCTGAGCCCCGCCACCATCGACGCGCTGGGTCCCGACTTCGAGATCCGCAACTGCAACGGCGCCGACCGCGCCGAGCTGCTGCCGGCCATCGCCGACGTCGACGCGATCCTGGTCCGGTCCGCGACCAAGGTCGACGCCGAGGCGCTCGCCGCCGCGTCGAAGCTGAAGGTCGTCGCCCGCGCCGGTGTCGGTCTCGACAACGTCGACGTGAAGGCCGCCACCGAGCGCGGTGTCATGGTCGTCAACGCGCCGACGTCCAACATCGTCTCCGCCGCCGAGCTCGCCGTCGCGCTGATGCTCGCCGCCGCCCGCAACGTCTCGCCGGCGCACGCCGCGCTCAAGGACGGCGTCTGGGCCCGCTCGAAGTACTCCGGAATCGAGCTCTACGAGAAGACGGCCGCCATCGTCGGCCTGGGTCGCATCGGCGTCCTCGTCGCGCAGCGCCTCTCGGCGTTCGGCATGAAGGTCATCGCGTACGACCCCTACGTCCAGGCCGGCCGCGCTGCCCAGATGGGTGTCCGCCTCGTCGACCTCGACACCCTGATGGCCGAGGCCGACTTCATCTCCGTGCACCTCCCGAAGACGCCGGAGACCGTGGGCCTGATCGGCGCCGACCAGTTCGCGAAGGCGAAGAAGGAGCTCGTGCTCGTCAACGCCGCCCGCGGTGGCATCGTCGACGAGGCCGCGCTCTACGACGCGCTCAAGGAGGGGCGCATCGCGGCCGCCGGCCTCGACGTCTTCGCCAAGGAGCCGTGCACCGACAGCCCGCTCTTCACCCTCGACAACGTGGTCGCCACGCCGCACCTCGGTGCGTCGACCGAGGAGGCCCAGGAGAAGGCCGGCATCGCCGTCGCCAAGTCCGTGCGCCTCGCTCTCGCGGGTGAGCTGGTCCCCGACGCGGTCAACGTCCAGGGTGGCGTCATCGCTGAGGACGTCCGCCCGGGCATCCCGCTCACGGAGAAGCTCGGCCGCGTCTTCACCGCGCTCGCCGGCGAGGTCGCCCAGCAGATCGACGTCGAGGTCCGTGGCGAGATCACCGAGTACGACGTCAAGGTGCTGGAGCTCGCCGCCCTCAAGGGCGTCTTCGCCGACATCGTCGAGGACCAGGTCTCCTACGTCAACGCGCCGCTGCTGGCCGCCGAGCGCGGCACGGCTGTCCGCCTCGTCGCCGAGTCGGAGTCGCCGGACCACCGCAACCTGATCACGATCCGCGGCACGCTCGCCGACGGCTCGCAGGTCTCGGTCTCCGGCACCCTGGTCGGCATCCACCAGCGCGAGCGCCTCGTCGAGGTCAACGGCTTCGACGTGGACATCGAGCTCACCGAGCACCTCGCCTTCTTCCGCTACGAGGACCGCCCGGGCATGGTCGGCACGCTCGGCGGCATCCTGGGCGACGCGGGCGTCAACATCGCCGGCATGCAGGTCGCCCGTGACGCCAAGGGTGGCCAGGCCCTCGTGGCGCTGTCGGTCGACTCCGCCATCCCGGCAGAGACGCTGGCCAAGGTCGAGGCCGAGATCAAGGCCGAGTCGGTGCGCGCTGCCGACCTCACCGACTGA
- a CDS encoding glycoside hydrolase family 16 protein codes for MDRRPRILLLLAVLVVPFGVLDVAPAPHAAAADGPNCGTTVYKASGEAWQCTFSEGFSSSTLDTTKWRPLLTRNTDAQTPECRIKDNRTVALANGVLKLTVRKLSSPMTCTTKSGSTYRTSYIGGGIATNGLFHLTYGRVQFRAAMPYYGGRGIHSALWLWPAYMKYGEKSGELDVAEWRSSQPHRVVPTVHYNDGGADPDITNWACYVDKVWNFHTYTLEWTRDSLRFLYDGKLCLEDSWISADGLTKPAPFDEPYFLILNQALGSGQNAVTSSTAFPQSMSVDYVRVWR; via the coding sequence GTGGACCGTCGACCTCGCATCCTGCTGCTCCTCGCAGTGCTGGTGGTGCCGTTCGGCGTCCTCGACGTGGCCCCCGCGCCGCACGCGGCTGCCGCAGACGGACCGAACTGCGGCACGACGGTCTACAAGGCCTCCGGCGAGGCGTGGCAGTGCACCTTCTCCGAGGGGTTCTCCAGCTCGACCCTCGACACGACGAAGTGGCGGCCGCTGCTCACGCGCAACACCGATGCGCAGACACCCGAGTGCCGGATCAAGGACAACCGGACTGTCGCGCTCGCGAACGGCGTCCTCAAGCTCACCGTCCGCAAGCTCTCCTCGCCGATGACCTGCACCACCAAGTCGGGCAGCACCTACCGGACGTCGTACATCGGGGGCGGGATCGCCACCAACGGCCTGTTCCACCTCACCTACGGTCGCGTCCAGTTCCGCGCGGCGATGCCGTACTACGGCGGCAGGGGCATCCACAGCGCGCTCTGGCTGTGGCCGGCGTACATGAAGTACGGCGAGAAGTCGGGCGAGCTGGACGTGGCCGAATGGCGTTCGTCGCAGCCGCACCGCGTCGTGCCGACGGTTCACTACAACGACGGGGGAGCGGACCCCGACATCACCAACTGGGCCTGCTACGTGGACAAGGTCTGGAACTTCCACACCTACACGCTGGAGTGGACGCGGGACTCGCTGCGGTTCCTCTACGACGGCAAGCTGTGCCTCGAGGACAGCTGGATCTCCGCCGACGGCCTGACCAAGCCGGCGCCGTTCGACGAGCCGTACTTCCTCATCCTCAACCAGGCCCTCGGGAGCGGGCAGAACGCCGTCACGTCGAGCACGGCCTTCCCCCAGTCGATGTCCGTGGACTACGTGCGGGTGTGGCGCTAG